From the Candidatus Binataceae bacterium genome, the window TCGGGCTGTTCCCGACTATCCAAACACTGGCCGCGCAGGGCGCATTGATAGCGCTCGCGGCGGCGGCGATGGTGATACCGCCGATGCGCCGGGCACGTCGCGGCGCACGCGGCGAAGCCGCAGCGCTGGCGCCGCGGGGCGAAGCCCGCGCCCGCACCGCTTGAGATTCCGGCCCGCTCATCACTCCAGTTGAATCGGACGCCTGATCGCGGAGCGTGTTGCTCGCGCTCCGCGAAAGCTGTAGCCAGTTGGTTCAGAGGATAACCGCCGCGCTTGTGCCAACCAACGAACCAATAGCTGCGCGGACGTCCGCCAAGGCGCCGGATCACGCGATCGCGGATTCCGCGGCGCCACGCGATGGGCGGCCGGCGCCGGAAATCGCGCACGATGGCGTGCTCGGCTCGGTCTGGGGCGCGATCGCAACCGGACTGGCGCTGTTTTACACGGCCGTGCTCGCGCCGCCGGCGGCGCTGCTGGCGGCCGCAGGACAGGTCGGCGCGGTTTCCTGGGTGAGCCGGCTATGGGGCCGTCTCATCCTGGCGACGTGCGGAGTCAAACTCGAAATCGAAGGCCTCGAACGTCTCCCCCGCGCCGGCTCCTACGTCCTCGTCTCCAATCATCAGAGCATGTTCGACATCTTCGCGATCCTGGCCCACGTGCCGGGCGAGCCGCGCTTCGTGGCCAAGCAGGAGCTGGGCAGGATTCCGCTCATCGGATTCATCATGCGCCGGGCCGGCCACGTGATGATCGACCGCGCGCGCGGCGGCTCGTCGATTCGCCGCGCGCTCGACGTCGCCCGCCGCGGCCATCCCATCGTCGTCTTCGGCGAGGGCCATCGCTTCAGCGACAACCGCGTCCATCCGTTCAACGACGGCGCGGCGTGGATCGGGATCCTGACGCGCCTCAAGTGCGTGCCGATGGCGATCAGCGGGACGGCGGCTTTC encodes:
- a CDS encoding lysophospholipid acyltransferase family protein, translating into MPTNEPIAARTSAKAPDHAIADSAAPRDGRPAPEIAHDGVLGSVWGAIATGLALFYTAVLAPPAALLAAAGQVGAVSWVSRLWGRLILATCGVKLEIEGLERLPRAGSYVLVSNHQSMFDIFAILAHVPGEPRFVAKQELGRIPLIGFIMRRAGHVMIDRARGGSSIRRALDVARRGHPIVVFGEGHRFSDNRVHPFNDGAAWIGILTRLKCVPMAISGTAAFFPRRAKIVRPGRRMRIAIGEPIDTAGMRGADREALTRRLEDAVRALFHGGN